A genomic region of uncultured Roseibium sp. contains the following coding sequences:
- a CDS encoding acyl-CoA dehydrogenase family protein, producing MDFAPNEDQRAFQDMAAGFSRDELAPYAKEWDEDSIFPVPTLRKAAELGFGGIYVKEDVGGSALARLDAALIFEELSKGCTSTAAYLSIHNMVAWIIDTYASEALRQKFLPRLCTMELLTSYCLTEPGSGSDAASLRTSARDDGDHYVLNGSKAFISGGGVSDLYAVMVRTGGEGPSGVSCLLVEKGTPGLSFGANEVKLGWKSQPTAQVNFQDCRVPKSNLIGEEGQGFKIAMSALDGGRLNIGACSLGAAQACLDHALAYMKERKQFGRPIADFQALQFRLADMATELEAARLLLHKAAAAVDAKSHEATRLAAMAKRLATDTGFKVVNEALQLHGGYGYLRDYPIERFFRDVRVHQILEGTNEVMRLIIARHLLKD from the coding sequence GTGGACTTTGCACCGAACGAGGATCAGCGCGCTTTTCAGGATATGGCGGCCGGCTTCTCAAGGGATGAGCTTGCCCCCTATGCAAAGGAGTGGGACGAGGACAGCATCTTTCCGGTCCCGACCCTGCGCAAGGCGGCCGAACTGGGGTTCGGCGGTATTTATGTGAAGGAAGATGTCGGCGGGTCCGCACTCGCGCGCCTTGATGCCGCACTGATTTTCGAGGAACTCTCCAAGGGGTGCACATCGACTGCGGCCTATCTTTCCATTCACAACATGGTCGCCTGGATCATCGACACATATGCGTCCGAGGCGTTGCGGCAGAAATTCCTGCCCAGGCTCTGCACGATGGAGCTTCTGACGAGCTACTGCCTGACCGAGCCCGGCTCCGGGTCCGATGCGGCGAGCCTGCGCACCAGCGCAAGGGATGATGGCGATCATTACGTTCTCAACGGTTCCAAGGCCTTCATATCCGGCGGGGGAGTGAGCGACCTTTACGCCGTCATGGTCCGCACGGGCGGCGAGGGCCCCTCGGGCGTTTCCTGTCTGCTTGTCGAAAAGGGAACGCCCGGCCTGAGCTTCGGGGCGAACGAAGTCAAGCTCGGCTGGAAGAGCCAGCCGACCGCGCAGGTCAATTTCCAGGATTGCCGCGTTCCGAAGTCGAATCTGATCGGCGAGGAAGGCCAGGGTTTCAAGATTGCCATGTCCGCACTGGATGGCGGGCGTCTCAATATCGGTGCGTGCTCACTCGGTGCCGCGCAGGCCTGTCTGGATCATGCCCTGGCCTACATGAAGGAACGCAAGCAGTTCGGCAGGCCGATCGCCGATTTTCAGGCCCTGCAATTCCGGCTGGCGGATATGGCGACAGAGCTGGAAGCCGCACGCCTGCTTCTTCACAAGGCGGCGGCGGCCGTGGATGCGAAGTCCCACGAGGCAACTAGGCTGGCGGCCATGGCCAAACGGCTGGCGACGGACACCGGGTTCAAGGTTGTCAACGAGGCATTGCAGCTTCACGGCGGTTATGGCTATCTGCGCGACTATCCGATTGAACGTTTCTTCCGCGATGTCAGGGTGCACCAGATCCTGGAGGGAACCAACGAGGTCATGCGCCTGATCATTGCGCGCCACTTGTTGAAAGACTGA
- the glyA gene encoding serine hydroxymethyltransferase, with amino-acid sequence MMESSGRTHSGFFTSTLAEVDPDIFGTVQQELGRQRHEIELIASENIVSRAVLEAQGSIFTNKYAEGYPGKRYYGGCEFADVAETLAIERAKELFGCQFANVQPNSGSQMNQAVFLALLQPGDTFMGLDLNSGGHLTHGSPVNMSGKWFNVVSYGVRRDDHRLDMEEVERLANEHKPKLIVAGGTAYSRFWDWAKFREIADSIGAYLMVDMAHIAGLVAGGVHPSPVPHAHVVTSTTHKSLRGPRGGLILTNDEAIAKKINSAVFPGLQGGPLMHVIAAKAVAFKEALQPEFKAYARAVVENSKALSEALKEQGLDIVSGGTDNHSMLVDLRPKNATGKAAEKALGRANITCNKNGIPFDPEKPFVTSGIRLGTPAATTRGFGVAEFREVAALITEVLDGLKAANSEEGNAAVEAAVKAKVEALTARFPIYEG; translated from the coding sequence TTGATGGAAAGCTCCGGGCGGACTCATTCCGGTTTCTTCACCAGTACCCTTGCCGAAGTTGACCCCGATATTTTCGGAACCGTTCAGCAGGAGCTTGGACGCCAGCGGCACGAGATTGAACTGATCGCTTCGGAGAACATCGTGTCACGGGCGGTTCTGGAAGCCCAGGGATCGATTTTCACGAACAAGTACGCCGAGGGCTATCCGGGAAAGCGCTACTACGGCGGTTGTGAGTTTGCGGACGTTGCCGAAACGCTCGCGATCGAACGCGCCAAGGAACTGTTCGGTTGCCAGTTTGCCAACGTCCAGCCCAATTCCGGCAGCCAGATGAACCAGGCTGTGTTCCTCGCACTCCTGCAGCCAGGCGACACCTTCATGGGTCTCGACCTCAATTCCGGCGGGCACCTGACGCATGGGTCCCCCGTGAACATGTCCGGCAAATGGTTCAACGTCGTGTCTTATGGCGTGCGCAGGGACGACCACCGCCTCGACATGGAAGAGGTCGAGCGTCTTGCAAACGAGCACAAGCCCAAGCTCATCGTGGCGGGCGGCACGGCCTATTCGCGTTTCTGGGACTGGGCGAAGTTCCGCGAGATCGCCGACAGCATCGGTGCCTACCTGATGGTGGACATGGCTCACATCGCCGGTCTTGTCGCAGGCGGTGTGCATCCGTCCCCGGTGCCGCATGCCCACGTTGTCACCAGCACGACGCACAAGTCCCTGCGTGGTCCGCGCGGCGGTCTGATCCTGACCAATGACGAGGCAATCGCCAAGAAAATCAATTCGGCGGTTTTCCCGGGACTGCAGGGCGGCCCGCTGATGCACGTCATTGCAGCGAAGGCGGTGGCCTTCAAGGAAGCGCTGCAGCCCGAATTCAAGGCCTATGCCCGCGCGGTAGTCGAGAACTCCAAGGCGCTTTCCGAAGCCTTGAAGGAACAGGGGCTGGATATTGTTTCCGGTGGAACGGACAACCACTCCATGCTTGTCGATCTTCGCCCGAAGAATGCCACCGGCAAGGCCGCGGAAAAGGCGCTCGGGCGCGCGAACATTACCTGCAACAAGAACGGCATTCCTTTCGACCCCGAAAAACCGTTCGTGACGTCTGGCATCCGGCTCGGCACGCCTGCGGCGACCACGCGCGGCTTCGGTGTCGCCGAATTCAGGGAAGTTGCCGCCCTGATCACGGAAGTGTTGGATGGTTTGAAGGCCGCAAACAGTGAAGAGGGCAATGCGGCGGTTGAAGCAGCGGTCAAAGCCAAGGTAGAAGCACTGACAGCCCGGTTCCCGATCTACGAGGGATAA
- the mmsB gene encoding 3-hydroxyisobutyrate dehydrogenase, whose protein sequence is MRPTDSGGRRNSSGRDNMTSTIGFIGLGNMGGPMAVNLVKAGHRVLGFDLSETAVSALVEAGGEKADGVAELATEADVIVTMLPAGKHVRQIYQGEGGILDNAKAGTLLIDSSTIDVDSARAVSAAAAGKNMPMVDAPVSGGVGGATAGTLTFMVGGSEDAFASARPYLDIMGKTIVHAGGAGNGQAAKICNNMILGISMIAVSEAFVLAEKLGLDAQKLFDISSTASGQCWSLTSYCPVPGPLPSSPANRDYQPGFAAAMMLKDLKLAQEASSSAGAATPLGAEAAALYALYCNSGGDAKDFSGIVNFLRGT, encoded by the coding sequence ATCCGTCCAACCGATTCTGGAGGAAGGCGGAATTCATCTGGGAGAGACAACATGACGAGTACAATTGGTTTCATCGGTCTGGGAAACATGGGCGGACCCATGGCCGTCAATCTGGTCAAGGCCGGGCACAGGGTTCTTGGCTTTGATCTTTCGGAAACCGCGGTGAGTGCGCTCGTCGAGGCCGGCGGTGAAAAGGCGGACGGTGTTGCAGAACTTGCCACTGAGGCAGATGTCATCGTCACGATGCTGCCTGCGGGCAAACATGTCCGTCAGATCTACCAGGGGGAGGGCGGCATTCTGGACAATGCGAAGGCCGGGACGCTCCTGATCGATTCCTCGACGATCGACGTCGACAGTGCCAGGGCGGTTTCAGCAGCCGCGGCCGGGAAGAACATGCCCATGGTTGATGCACCGGTTTCCGGCGGCGTCGGCGGTGCCACGGCCGGTACGCTGACATTCATGGTCGGCGGCTCCGAGGACGCGTTCGCGTCCGCCAGGCCGTATCTCGACATCATGGGCAAGACAATCGTGCATGCCGGTGGTGCCGGCAACGGTCAGGCGGCGAAGATCTGCAACAACATGATCCTCGGCATTTCCATGATTGCCGTGAGCGAGGCATTCGTGCTCGCCGAAAAACTGGGACTGGATGCGCAGAAGCTGTTCGACATCTCTTCAACGGCGTCCGGCCAGTGCTGGTCTCTGACATCCTATTGTCCTGTTCCAGGTCCGTTGCCGTCGTCGCCGGCCAACCGGGATTACCAGCCGGGATTTGCCGCGGCGATGATGCTCAAGGATCTGAAGCTCGCCCAGGAGGCGTCCAGCTCCGCAGGCGCAGCGACCCCTCTCGGAGCCGAGGCCGCAGCACTTTATGCGCTATATTGTAACTCAGGGGGAGACGCTAAGGACTTCTCAGGTATCGTGAATTTCTTGCGTGGGACGTGA
- a CDS encoding riboflavin synthase gives MFTGIVTDMGEIVAISDIPAGKRTRIRTAYDTQTFDIGASISCSGVCHTVTRKANEASGNWFEVESAAETLALTTVSDWREGQKLNLERSLTLGAELGGHLVLGHVDGIARVVKREDHPDSVYFQFDVPEDAAPFIAKKGSVALDGTSLTVNEVDGCLFSVFLIPHTLEVTTWSDRHVGDGINLEVDMMARYAARLAEFGKNG, from the coding sequence ATGTTTACCGGCATAGTGACCGACATGGGTGAAATCGTTGCCATATCCGACATCCCGGCCGGCAAGCGGACACGGATCCGGACGGCCTATGACACACAGACGTTCGACATCGGAGCATCCATCTCCTGCTCTGGCGTTTGCCATACGGTCACGCGGAAGGCGAATGAGGCGAGCGGAAACTGGTTTGAAGTGGAGTCGGCCGCCGAAACCCTTGCCCTCACGACCGTTTCCGACTGGCGGGAAGGCCAGAAACTCAATCTGGAACGGTCCTTGACGCTTGGAGCCGAACTGGGCGGACACCTCGTTCTGGGGCATGTCGACGGCATAGCGCGCGTGGTCAAGCGCGAGGATCATCCGGATTCTGTCTATTTCCAGTTCGACGTTCCCGAAGACGCGGCGCCGTTCATCGCCAAGAAGGGCTCCGTTGCGCTCGATGGCACGTCGCTCACCGTCAACGAGGTCGACGGCTGTCTCTTCTCGGTGTTCCTGATCCCCCATACGCTCGAAGTCACGACCTGGTCGGACCGCCACGTCGGCGACGGGATCAATCTGGAAGTCGACATGATGGCCCGCTACGCCGCGCGACTTGCGGAATTCGGCAAGAACGGGTAG
- a CDS encoding enoyl-CoA hydratase/isomerase family protein, whose product MNDEILFEVRGKAGFVTLNRPRALNALTHDKVRALALQLERWADDPAVRHVVIRGAGGKAFCAGGDIRSIYDAGRAGELDGLKTFFRDEYTLNAYIKAYAKPYIALIDGIVMGGGVGVSVHGSHRVGTENTLFSMPETGIGFFPDVGGTYFLPRMPHKTGVYCALSAGRLKQADAFSFGVLTHAIAQASLPDLETALETADDADTTLERFRVTPEPGPVEKNGKLIEHAFSASSVEEILGRLDAADGEFARDTARAIRENSPTSVLIALEQLKRGATLTFNDCMKLEYRIVSHILEGEDFFEGIRAVVVDKDQSPKWNPNQLAQVDRAGLASYFEEPSDGDLHL is encoded by the coding sequence ATGAACGACGAGATCCTGTTCGAGGTGCGCGGCAAGGCGGGGTTCGTGACCCTGAACAGGCCCAGGGCGCTCAACGCGCTGACACATGACAAGGTCAGGGCGCTGGCCTTGCAGCTGGAACGCTGGGCGGACGATCCCGCAGTCCGCCACGTCGTCATAAGGGGCGCCGGCGGCAAGGCCTTTTGCGCCGGAGGCGACATCCGCAGCATCTACGATGCCGGGCGCGCCGGCGAACTCGACGGGCTGAAGACCTTCTTCCGGGACGAATACACGCTGAACGCCTATATCAAGGCCTATGCGAAGCCCTACATCGCGCTGATCGACGGCATTGTCATGGGCGGCGGTGTCGGGGTATCGGTGCACGGAAGCCATCGTGTCGGAACCGAAAACACGCTGTTTTCGATGCCCGAGACCGGGATCGGGTTCTTCCCGGATGTCGGGGGGACGTATTTTCTTCCGCGCATGCCGCACAAGACCGGGGTCTATTGTGCCCTGTCTGCGGGCAGGCTGAAGCAGGCGGATGCGTTTTCCTTCGGCGTTCTCACCCACGCCATTGCCCAGGCGAGCCTGCCTGATCTTGAGACGGCCCTGGAAACAGCCGATGATGCCGATACGACCCTGGAGCGTTTTCGGGTGACCCCGGAACCCGGTCCCGTGGAGAAAAACGGCAAGCTGATCGAACACGCATTCTCGGCCTCTTCCGTCGAAGAGATACTTGGTCGCCTGGACGCGGCGGACGGTGAGTTTGCAAGGGACACCGCCCGTGCGATCCGGGAGAATTCACCGACCAGCGTCCTGATTGCGCTCGAGCAGCTGAAGCGGGGTGCAACGCTGACCTTCAACGACTGCATGAAGCTGGAATACCGGATCGTGTCGCACATTCTGGAAGGCGAGGATTTCTTCGAGGGCATCCGCGCTGTCGTGGTCGACAAGGACCAGTCTCCGAAATGGAACCCTAATCAGCTCGCACAAGTGGACAGGGCCGGGCTGGCGTCGTATTTCGAAGAACCGTCTGACGGAGATCTTCATTTATAA
- a CDS encoding serine hydroxymethyltransferase, protein MSREPRPGEIYLEFHPIGGQVKVTAIDAATGIEVSTFGPANTSQEDLKRVVVRKLKRRISQIAERDGPSADPTLY, encoded by the coding sequence ATGAGTCGCGAACCGCGGCCAGGCGAAATCTATCTCGAATTTCATCCGATCGGTGGGCAGGTCAAGGTCACCGCGATTGATGCTGCAACAGGCATAGAAGTCTCCACTTTCGGACCCGCAAATACCTCTCAAGAGGATCTCAAGCGCGTTGTCGTCCGGAAACTCAAGCGCCGGATCAGCCAGATTGCCGAACGCGATGGGCCGTCAGCCGATCCGACGCTGTACTGA
- the nusB gene encoding transcription antitermination factor NusB yields MTGKADLDQPEKTVRPANKRGVARLAAVQALYQMDVGGAPLTSVVSEFTAFRLGKEIDGAQYRDADEQWFKQIVAGVVEDQKFLDPYIHTALTEGWPLKRIDSLLRAILRSGSYELLRRKDVPAKVIISEYIDVAKAFFEDDEPGLVNGVLDRLAHELRNAELDSGKADGAS; encoded by the coding sequence ATGACCGGCAAGGCCGACCTGGACCAACCTGAAAAAACTGTGCGCCCGGCCAACAAGCGCGGCGTGGCGCGGCTAGCTGCCGTCCAGGCCCTCTACCAGATGGACGTCGGCGGTGCACCGCTCACAAGCGTTGTCAGCGAATTTACCGCGTTCCGTCTAGGCAAGGAAATCGACGGGGCGCAGTATCGCGATGCCGATGAACAGTGGTTCAAGCAGATCGTCGCCGGGGTCGTCGAAGACCAGAAGTTTCTGGACCCGTACATCCACACAGCGCTGACCGAAGGCTGGCCCTTGAAGCGCATCGACAGCCTGTTGCGTGCAATCCTCCGGTCGGGCTCCTACGAGCTTCTGCGCCGCAAGGACGTGCCCGCCAAGGTGATCATTTCCGAATATATCGACGTGGCGAAGGCTTTTTTCGAAGACGATGAACCGGGCCTCGTGAACGGCGTTCTCGACCGGCTCGCGCACGAGCTGCGTAACGCGGAACTTGACAGCGGCAAGGCGGACGGCGCGTCCTGA
- the ribD gene encoding bifunctional diaminohydroxyphosphoribosylaminopyrimidine deaminase/5-amino-6-(5-phosphoribosylamino)uracil reductase RibD: protein MSSETTTDTRFMAAAERLARRGLGRVWPNPSVAALIVREEDGGPILAGRGVTSRPGMAHAEVNALRHAGERARGATCYVTLEPCSHYGRTPPCSLALIEAGVSRVVIGMLDPNPRVAGRGVNMLRDAGVDVVIGVREKQMRDLYNGFTLRQLKQRPHVFLKLAVSKDGFIGRSGEGQVKISGPLSMRKVHGFRAEYDAILVGTGTALADDPQLTCRLPGLAQRSPVRVIVDRCARLPLESKLVRTCVDVPVWLVCGNDADPDKIELLAAAGVNVIRVPAGECSIDPGVVLSALATRGITRVMVEGGARMASSFLEANLVDDLCVVTGNLVIGEGGIPALQDLALEDVLADPKFERVDTGAFDQDRFVYLRRRGG, encoded by the coding sequence ATGTCTTCTGAAACCACGACCGATACGCGGTTCATGGCCGCGGCCGAACGCCTTGCCCGCCGCGGACTTGGACGCGTCTGGCCGAACCCTTCCGTTGCAGCCCTGATCGTGCGCGAGGAGGACGGCGGACCGATCCTCGCCGGTCGTGGCGTCACCTCCCGGCCGGGCATGGCGCATGCCGAGGTGAATGCGCTCAGGCACGCCGGTGAACGCGCGCGAGGCGCGACCTGCTATGTCACGCTGGAGCCGTGTTCCCACTATGGCCGCACACCACCCTGTTCCCTGGCACTCATCGAAGCCGGGGTCTCGCGTGTGGTCATCGGGATGCTGGATCCGAACCCGCGTGTCGCCGGACGAGGCGTGAACATGTTGCGCGACGCCGGCGTTGATGTCGTCATCGGGGTGCGCGAAAAGCAGATGAGGGATCTCTACAACGGTTTCACGCTCCGCCAGCTCAAGCAGCGCCCGCATGTCTTCCTGAAGCTGGCCGTGTCGAAAGACGGCTTTATCGGCCGTTCCGGTGAAGGACAGGTCAAGATTTCGGGTCCCTTATCCATGCGCAAGGTGCATGGTTTTCGTGCAGAATACGACGCCATTCTGGTTGGAACCGGAACCGCGCTCGCCGATGATCCGCAATTGACGTGCCGTTTGCCGGGGCTCGCACAGCGCTCGCCGGTCCGCGTTATCGTCGACCGGTGCGCGCGCCTGCCGCTGGAATCGAAGCTGGTCCGCACCTGCGTTGACGTTCCGGTGTGGCTTGTCTGCGGCAACGACGCCGATCCGGACAAGATCGAACTGCTGGCTGCGGCCGGCGTCAACGTGATCCGGGTGCCGGCCGGGGAGTGTTCCATCGATCCCGGGGTCGTCTTGAGCGCGCTCGCGACCAGGGGCATCACCCGGGTGATGGTCGAGGGAGGCGCGCGCATGGCGTCGTCATTCCTGGAGGCAAATCTCGTCGACGACCTGTGTGTCGTCACCGGAAATTTGGTGATTGGCGAGGGCGGCATCCCGGCCCTGCAGGATCTTGCGCTTGAAGATGTGCTTGCAGACCCCAAATTCGAGCGGGTCGACACAGGTGCGTTCGACCAGGACCGTTTCGTATACCTTAGACGCCGTGGAGGCTGA
- a CDS encoding MarR family winged helix-turn-helix transcriptional regulator gives MITASRAVDAVSPSEADEVEIKPLYLEALTLVERLHRRLLDVIKDEFDRMGRSDVNSVQALLLFNIGDAELTAGELRTRGYYLGSNVSYNLKKLVETGYIHHQRSRMDRRSVRVSLTDKGQEVAKIVNDLYERHILSVEQVGEIGAEDFVALNKSLRRLERFWTDQILYRL, from the coding sequence ATGATCACCGCAAGTAGGGCAGTCGACGCTGTTTCACCGAGCGAAGCGGACGAAGTGGAAATCAAGCCACTTTACCTTGAAGCTCTGACTCTTGTCGAAAGACTGCATCGGCGTCTTCTGGACGTCATCAAGGATGAATTCGACCGTATGGGTCGTTCCGATGTCAACAGCGTGCAGGCTTTGCTGCTGTTCAACATCGGCGACGCAGAGCTCACTGCCGGTGAGTTGCGTACACGCGGCTACTACCTCGGATCGAACGTGTCCTATAACCTGAAGAAGCTGGTCGAGACCGGTTACATCCACCACCAGCGTTCCCGCATGGACCGCCGGTCTGTGCGTGTCAGCCTGACCGACAAGGGCCAGGAAGTCGCCAAGATCGTCAACGATCTCTATGAGCGGCACATCCTGTCCGTCGAGCAGGTGGGCGAGATCGGTGCTGAAGACTTTGTTGCACTCAACAAGTCGCTTCGCCGTCTCGAACGCTTCTGGACCGACCAGATTCTTTACCGGCTCTGA
- the ribH gene encoding 6,7-dimethyl-8-ribityllumazine synthase produces the protein MSAASKLLIIEARFYDDLADALAEGAIKEIEAAGASYDRIAVPGVLEIPAALSMTMTAMESDGVLYDGFVLLGVVIRGETTHYDIVANESNRVIMDLIVDADLAVGNGILTVENDEQAWARAKVGDKNKGGAAARAALDMIALRERLGV, from the coding sequence ATGAGCGCTGCATCGAAACTGCTGATCATTGAAGCCCGGTTCTATGACGACCTGGCCGACGCGCTTGCCGAGGGAGCCATAAAGGAAATTGAGGCTGCGGGCGCGAGTTACGACCGCATCGCCGTTCCTGGGGTGCTCGAAATCCCGGCAGCGCTTTCCATGACGATGACGGCGATGGAAAGTGACGGCGTCCTGTATGACGGTTTTGTTCTGCTTGGTGTGGTCATCCGCGGCGAGACCACGCACTACGACATCGTCGCAAACGAATCCAACCGGGTTATCATGGACCTGATCGTTGACGCAGATCTTGCCGTCGGAAACGGTATCCTGACCGTGGAGAACGATGAACAGGCCTGGGCGCGTGCGAAGGTTGGGGACAAGAACAAGGGCGGTGCTGCGGCACGGGCAGCCCTCGACATGATCGCGTTGCGCGAACGCCTTGGAGTTTAG
- a CDS encoding DUF6163 family protein: MITSFQDLIDARPPWSTILILYLRCIALILMGGGVIYWARIVGIVEWHGNFFWDMPVALQGATVFFAVLDLVAATGLWLTVSWGTVMWIFRCFCQILMHTAFADLYGRRPYEITFYLITIAIYAALAYLMHKENRAATATA; encoded by the coding sequence ATGATCACAAGCTTCCAGGACCTCATTGACGCCCGCCCGCCATGGAGCACGATCCTGATACTCTATCTGCGCTGCATCGCGCTGATTCTCATGGGCGGGGGCGTAATCTACTGGGCGCGCATTGTCGGTATTGTCGAGTGGCACGGCAATTTCTTCTGGGACATGCCGGTTGCCCTTCAGGGAGCGACTGTCTTTTTCGCCGTGCTGGACCTTGTCGCCGCCACCGGTCTCTGGCTCACCGTTTCCTGGGGAACGGTGATGTGGATATTCAGGTGTTTCTGCCAGATCCTGATGCACACGGCCTTTGCGGATCTCTATGGCCGCCGGCCCTATGAAATCACATTCTATCTGATCACGATCGCGATCTACGCGGCGCTGGCCTATCTCATGCACAAGGAAAACCGGGCGGCAACGGCAACCGCGTGA
- the nrdR gene encoding transcriptional regulator NrdR encodes MRCPFCGGEETQVKDSRPTEDNTSIRRRRICNTCGGRFTTFERVQLRELMVLKRSGRRVTFDREKLMRSVQIAVRKRPVDPDRIERMVSGIVRQLESSGESEITAETIGNHVMEGLKGIDDVAYVRFASVYRNFREAKDFEALLDELSDSENAPLKDQ; translated from the coding sequence ATGAGATGTCCGTTTTGCGGTGGCGAGGAGACCCAGGTCAAGGATTCCCGTCCGACCGAGGACAACACGTCCATTCGCCGCCGCAGGATCTGTAACACCTGCGGTGGCCGTTTCACGACATTCGAGCGGGTTCAATTGCGTGAACTCATGGTCTTGAAACGGTCCGGGCGCCGCGTGACGTTCGACCGCGAGAAGCTGATGCGGTCCGTCCAGATCGCAGTACGCAAACGGCCCGTCGATCCAGATCGGATCGAGCGCATGGTCAGCGGCATCGTGCGGCAGCTTGAAAGCTCCGGAGAAAGCGAGATTACTGCCGAGACGATCGGCAATCACGTCATGGAGGGGCTGAAGGGCATCGATGATGTCGCCTATGTCCGGTTTGCCTCCGTCTACAGAAATTTCCGAGAAGCCAAAGATTTTGAAGCGCTCCTGGACGAACTCAGCGATTCAGAGAACGCGCCACTAAAAGACCAATGA
- a CDS encoding L,D-transpeptidase family protein yields MKLAMHMKGGQSGKESFPAWRAGKSFLGVCALGIGALLAHGGPANAQTALQSLQQNRQNVEWTDNFDIATENITEVNSSAPTLSPETADYIAIAIDRYQRIVQAGGWGGVTGGGKALRIGAKDPRVVELRRRLIASGDLEQQAGLSDAFDSYVEAALRRFQLRHGLIPDGVMGNDTVQALNVPAHVRLGQLETNLVRMRSMSGFLGDRYVMVNIPAAEIEAVENGRVRSRHTAVVGKIDRQTPILNSKIYELNFNPYWTVPVSIIRKDLIPKMKEDPEYLSKNNIRIFDWSGNELAWQQIDWNTDEATQYRFTQDPGAENSLGSVRINFHNKHQVYLHDTPSKTLFGESQRFHSSGCVRVQNVRELVTWMLQSTTPDWDRTRVDSVIRTGEREDVKLKKSIPLYMTYVTAWANADGVVHFRDDIYARDDVLATETQARL; encoded by the coding sequence ATGAAGTTGGCGATGCACATGAAGGGCGGCCAGTCCGGAAAAGAGAGTTTTCCTGCGTGGCGTGCCGGGAAATCGTTCCTGGGCGTTTGTGCCCTGGGAATAGGCGCCTTGCTGGCGCATGGTGGCCCGGCAAATGCACAGACAGCTTTGCAGTCGCTGCAGCAGAACCGGCAGAATGTCGAGTGGACCGATAATTTCGATATCGCCACGGAGAACATCACCGAGGTGAATTCCTCGGCGCCGACCCTGTCACCCGAAACGGCCGACTATATCGCAATCGCGATCGACCGCTACCAGCGCATCGTTCAGGCCGGCGGCTGGGGAGGGGTCACCGGCGGCGGCAAGGCGCTCCGCATCGGGGCGAAGGACCCGCGCGTTGTTGAATTGCGTCGCCGTCTGATCGCTTCCGGCGACCTGGAGCAGCAGGCCGGTCTGTCCGACGCCTTCGATTCCTATGTTGAAGCTGCCCTGCGCCGTTTCCAGCTGCGCCACGGGCTGATCCCCGATGGCGTCATGGGCAACGATACCGTTCAGGCGCTCAACGTTCCGGCCCATGTCAGACTGGGCCAGCTCGAAACCAATCTGGTGCGCATGCGCTCCATGTCGGGTTTTCTCGGCGACCGCTACGTGATGGTGAACATTCCGGCAGCGGAGATCGAAGCCGTTGAAAACGGCAGGGTCCGTTCGCGTCACACAGCCGTGGTAGGCAAGATCGACCGGCAGACGCCGATCCTGAACAGCAAGATCTACGAGCTGAACTTCAATCCCTACTGGACGGTCCCGGTCTCGATCATCCGCAAGGATCTCATTCCCAAGATGAAGGAAGATCCGGAATACCTGTCGAAGAACAACATCCGTATCTTCGACTGGAGCGGCAACGAGCTTGCCTGGCAGCAGATCGACTGGAACACGGATGAAGCGACCCAGTATCGCTTTACCCAGGATCCGGGCGCGGAAAACTCGCTTGGCTCGGTCCGGATCAATTTCCACAACAAACACCAAGTGTATCTGCACGACACACCTTCCAAAACGCTTTTCGGCGAAAGCCAGCGCTTTCATTCTTCCGGATGCGTGCGTGTTCAGAACGTCCGCGAGCTTGTCACCTGGATGCTCCAGTCGACGACACCTGACTGGGATCGCACCCGCGTGGATTCGGTCATCCGGACCGGCGAGCGTGAAGACGTGAAGTTGAAAAAGTCGATTCCGCTCTACATGACCTACGTGACCGCGTGGGCCAATGCGGACGGTGTCGTCCATTTCCGTGATGACATCTACGCCAGGGATGATGTCCTAGCCACCGAAACACAGGCGCGCCTCTAG